The following coding sequences lie in one Oryctolagus cuniculus chromosome 7, mOryCun1.1, whole genome shotgun sequence genomic window:
- the TMEM53 gene encoding transmembrane protein 53 isoform X1, which produces MASAELDYTIEIPDQPFWSQKNSSSQAGKEAGTRQPVVILLGWGGCKDKNLAKYSAIYHKRGCIVIRYTAPWHMVFFSESLGIPSLRVLAQRLLELLFDYEIEKEPLLFHVFSNAGVMLYRYVLELLHTHQRFCHLRVVGTIFDSGPGDSNVVGALRALAVILEHRPAVLRLLLLVAFALVAVLFHVLLAPLTALFHPHFYDRLQDAGSRWPELYLYSKADEVVLARDVERMVEARLSRRVLVRSVDFVSSAHVSHLRDYPTYYTSLCVDFMHNCVHC; this is translated from the exons ATGGCCTCGGCTGAGTTGGACTACACCATCGAGATCCCGGATCAGCCCTTCTGGAGCCAGA AGAACAGCTCCAGCCAAGCTGGGAAGGAGGCTGGCACTCGGCAGCCGGTGGTGATTCTCTTGGGCTGGGGTGGCTGCAAGGACAAGAACCTTGCCAAGTACAGCGCCATCTACCATAAAAGG ggcTGCATCGTGATCCGCTACACGGCCCCGTGGCACATGGTCTTCTTCTCCGAGTCCCTGGGCATCCCGTCACTGCGGGTTTTGGCCCAGAGGCTGCTGGAGCTCCTCTTCGATTACGAGATTGAGAAGGAGCCCCTGCTCTTCCACGTCTTCAGCAACGCGGGCGTCATGCTGTACCGCTACGTGCTGGAGCTCCTGCACACTCACCAGCGCTTCTGCCACCTGCGCGTGGTGGGCACCATCTTTGACAGCGGTCCTGGTGACAGCAACGTGGTCGGGGCGCTGCGGGCCCTCGCCGTCATCCTGGAGCACCGGCCTGCCGTGCTGCGCCTCCTGCTCCTGGTGGCCTTTGCCCTGGTGGCAGTGCTGTTCCACGTCCTGctcgctcccctcactgccctctTCCACCCCCACTTCTATGACAGGCTACAGGACGCTGGCTCTCGCTGGCCCGAGCTCTACCTCTACTCCAAGGCTGACGAGGTAGTGCTGGCCAGGGACGTGGAGCGCATGGTGGAAGCACGCCTGTCACGCCGGGTCCTGGTGCGCTCTGTGGACTTTGTGTCATCTGCCCACGTCAGCCACCTCCGCGACTACCCTACTTACTACACGAGCCTCTGTGTCGACTTCATGCACAACTGTGTCCACTGCTGA
- the TMEM53 gene encoding transmembrane protein 53 isoform X2, with the protein MVFFSESLGIPSLRVLAQRLLELLFDYEIEKEPLLFHVFSNAGVMLYRYVLELLHTHQRFCHLRVVGTIFDSGPGDSNVVGALRALAVILEHRPAVLRLLLLVAFALVAVLFHVLLAPLTALFHPHFYDRLQDAGSRWPELYLYSKADEVVLARDVERMVEARLSRRVLVRSVDFVSSAHVSHLRDYPTYYTSLCVDFMHNCVHC; encoded by the coding sequence ATGGTCTTCTTCTCCGAGTCCCTGGGCATCCCGTCACTGCGGGTTTTGGCCCAGAGGCTGCTGGAGCTCCTCTTCGATTACGAGATTGAGAAGGAGCCCCTGCTCTTCCACGTCTTCAGCAACGCGGGCGTCATGCTGTACCGCTACGTGCTGGAGCTCCTGCACACTCACCAGCGCTTCTGCCACCTGCGCGTGGTGGGCACCATCTTTGACAGCGGTCCTGGTGACAGCAACGTGGTCGGGGCGCTGCGGGCCCTCGCCGTCATCCTGGAGCACCGGCCTGCCGTGCTGCGCCTCCTGCTCCTGGTGGCCTTTGCCCTGGTGGCAGTGCTGTTCCACGTCCTGctcgctcccctcactgccctctTCCACCCCCACTTCTATGACAGGCTACAGGACGCTGGCTCTCGCTGGCCCGAGCTCTACCTCTACTCCAAGGCTGACGAGGTAGTGCTGGCCAGGGACGTGGAGCGCATGGTGGAAGCACGCCTGTCACGCCGGGTCCTGGTGCGCTCTGTGGACTTTGTGTCATCTGCCCACGTCAGCCACCTCCGCGACTACCCTACTTACTACACGAGCCTCTGTGTCGACTTCATGCACAACTGTGTCCACTGCTGA